A single Actinomadura algeriensis DNA region contains:
- a CDS encoding ATP-binding protein: protein MRFGVLGAVEVRRDTTGDVSADGTARDAAAGGTTAGDDTTDDAVPSDAVPSDAVPSDAVPGDAVPGVAITDDAITGGTITGDITTDDAIAGGAITDGGTDGRTTDGALADGAIANGALAGGALAGGALGGGEAVPVGGPLVRALLAMLALEAGRTVPAARLIDGLYGEDPPRGAGNALQSQVSRLRRGLGGAALVEGGPVGYRLAVDPEAVDVHRFGRLAREGRAAAGRGEHTRAAGLLRAALGLWRGPALAGVDAPFAAARAVRLEEERAAAVEEYGAAALASGTEPGGALAELRALVDERPLRERARALLVRALHAAGRRAEALAVFEEGRRLLADELGADPSPELAAAHLAVLRGEPSAGPSAGPSAPPAGPASVVPPPAQLTSFVGREDAVRHVGTMLAAGRLVTLLGPGGAGKTRLAVEAAAREDGEVCFVDLAPVGRPDVERALLAALGLRENAMRQVPGERPGDAAQRLVAALAGRAMLLVLDNCEHVVAQAAGLARRLLSACPRLRVLATSREVLAVTGEAVWPLPPLALPPAGTPPEELAEYPAVRLFADRARAVRPGFAVDGTNAAAVLRICAAMDGLPLAIELAAARLRSLPVGEVAARLDDRFRLLTRGDRTAAPRHRTLRAVVEWSWSLLGPAERTLARRLTVFAGGFTAAAAAAVCGPGDADEALAELVDKSLVQLESHGDGGRYRMLDTIRAFCAERLAAAGEAERLRRAHADWSLDLALRADRHLRTADQLEWLDRLAADHANLHAALRRCVESGDTVRALRLIAALSWYWWLRGRVEGAPPATALLGRIGTDPPPGLEEEYVLCVCNVVSAGGTGAEAAAWMDRAEEVLAGVRRLLAFPATTVLWAMTAGPGRTREEIFREQIGDDPWTRALLDMSEGFLNQFSGDRARAEERCAAALAAFRAVGDRWGMANSIDPFAQLADWRGDRATALELLGEALELTGELGALEDTADLLCRRGEIRIRGGDPAGARADFERAAELARRAGTPDKVAAALHGLGELARLGGDHAEARRLYETALTEYASDRFIVVAVRGATLVGLGRLALADGDARRARELFDEAAGMVRDHPLFAYRADAAVGMAALALAEDDGERAAVLLGVAAAVRGARIPGDHDAERAEASARARLGDAAFDECFAKGAALPAREDARTLFVRRS, encoded by the coding sequence ATGCGGTTCGGGGTGCTGGGTGCGGTCGAGGTCCGGCGGGACACCACTGGGGACGTCTCGGCCGACGGCACGGCGCGCGATGCCGCCGCGGGCGGCACGACCGCAGGCGACGACACGACGGACGACGCAGTTCCGAGCGACGCAGTTCCGAGCGACGCAGTTCCGAGCGACGCAGTTCCGGGCGACGCAGTTCCGGGCGTCGCCATCACGGACGACGCCATCACGGGCGGCACCATCACGGGCGACATCACCACGGACGACGCCATCGCGGGCGGCGCCATCACGGACGGCGGCACGGACGGGCGCACGACGGACGGGGCGCTCGCGGACGGCGCCATCGCGAACGGGGCGCTCGCGGGCGGGGCGCTCGCGGGCGGGGCACTCGGGGGCGGCGAAGCCGTTCCGGTCGGGGGTCCGCTGGTGCGGGCGCTGCTGGCGATGCTCGCGCTGGAGGCCGGCCGGACCGTGCCCGCCGCCCGGCTCATCGACGGCCTGTACGGGGAGGACCCGCCGCGCGGCGCGGGCAACGCGCTGCAGTCGCAGGTGTCGCGGTTGCGGCGCGGGCTGGGCGGTGCCGCGCTCGTCGAGGGCGGCCCGGTCGGCTACCGGCTGGCCGTCGACCCCGAGGCAGTGGACGTCCACCGGTTCGGGCGGCTGGCGCGGGAGGGACGCGCGGCGGCCGGGCGCGGCGAGCACACGCGGGCGGCCGGGCTGCTGCGGGCGGCCCTCGGCCTGTGGCGCGGGCCCGCGCTGGCCGGGGTGGACGCGCCGTTCGCCGCCGCGCGCGCGGTCCGGCTGGAGGAGGAGCGCGCCGCCGCCGTCGAGGAGTACGGCGCCGCCGCCCTCGCCTCCGGGACCGAGCCCGGCGGGGCGCTGGCGGAGCTGCGCGCGCTGGTGGACGAGCGGCCGCTGCGCGAGCGGGCGCGCGCGCTGCTCGTCCGGGCGCTGCACGCCGCCGGGCGGCGGGCCGAGGCCCTCGCGGTGTTCGAGGAGGGCCGCCGGCTGCTGGCCGACGAGCTCGGCGCCGACCCGTCGCCCGAGCTGGCCGCGGCGCACCTGGCGGTGCTGCGCGGCGAACCGTCCGCCGGGCCGTCCGCCGGGCCGTCCGCGCCGCCCGCCGGGCCCGCCTCGGTCGTGCCGCCGCCCGCGCAGCTGACCAGCTTCGTCGGCCGCGAGGACGCCGTCCGGCACGTCGGGACGATGCTGGCCGCCGGGCGGCTGGTCACGCTGCTCGGCCCGGGCGGGGCGGGCAAGACGCGGCTGGCGGTGGAGGCGGCGGCCCGCGAGGACGGCGAGGTCTGCTTCGTCGACCTGGCGCCCGTCGGGCGGCCGGACGTGGAGCGGGCGCTGCTCGCCGCGCTGGGGCTGCGGGAGAACGCGATGCGGCAGGTGCCGGGCGAGCGTCCCGGCGACGCGGCGCAGCGGCTGGTGGCGGCCCTGGCCGGACGGGCGATGCTGCTCGTCCTCGACAACTGCGAGCACGTCGTCGCGCAGGCCGCGGGGCTGGCGCGGCGGCTGCTGAGCGCGTGCCCGCGGCTGCGCGTGCTGGCCACCAGCCGGGAGGTCCTCGCCGTCACCGGGGAGGCGGTGTGGCCGCTGCCGCCGCTGGCGCTGCCGCCCGCCGGGACGCCCCCCGAGGAGCTGGCGGAGTACCCGGCGGTGCGGCTGTTCGCCGACCGGGCCCGCGCCGTCCGTCCCGGGTTCGCGGTGGACGGGACGAACGCGGCGGCCGTCCTGCGGATCTGCGCGGCGATGGACGGGCTGCCGCTGGCGATCGAGCTGGCGGCGGCGCGGCTGCGGTCGCTGCCGGTCGGCGAGGTCGCGGCGCGGCTGGACGACCGGTTCCGGCTGCTCACGCGCGGGGACCGGACGGCCGCGCCGCGGCACCGGACGCTGCGCGCGGTCGTCGAGTGGAGCTGGAGCCTGCTCGGCCCGGCGGAGCGGACGCTGGCGCGGCGCCTCACGGTGTTCGCCGGGGGGTTCACGGCGGCCGCCGCCGCGGCGGTCTGCGGGCCCGGCGACGCCGACGAGGCGCTGGCCGAGCTGGTCGACAAGTCGCTGGTGCAGCTGGAGTCGCACGGGGACGGCGGCCGCTACCGGATGCTCGACACCATCCGCGCGTTCTGCGCGGAGCGGCTCGCGGCGGCGGGCGAGGCAGAGCGGTTGCGGCGGGCGCACGCCGACTGGTCCCTGGACCTGGCGCTGCGCGCCGACCGGCACCTGCGGACCGCCGACCAGCTCGAATGGCTGGACCGGCTGGCCGCCGACCACGCGAACCTGCACGCGGCGCTGCGCCGGTGCGTCGAGTCCGGCGACACCGTCCGCGCGCTGCGGCTCATCGCGGCGCTGTCCTGGTACTGGTGGCTGCGCGGCCGCGTCGAGGGGGCGCCTCCGGCGACCGCGCTGCTCGGGCGGATCGGCACCGATCCCCCTCCTGGGCTGGAGGAGGAGTACGTGCTGTGCGTGTGCAACGTGGTGTCGGCGGGCGGCACCGGCGCGGAGGCCGCCGCGTGGATGGACCGCGCCGAGGAGGTGCTGGCCGGCGTCCGGCGGCTGCTGGCCTTCCCGGCGACGACGGTGCTGTGGGCGATGACGGCCGGTCCGGGCCGGACGCGGGAGGAGATCTTCCGCGAGCAGATCGGCGACGACCCGTGGACGCGCGCGCTGCTCGACATGAGCGAGGGCTTCCTGAACCAGTTCTCCGGCGACCGGGCCCGCGCCGAGGAGCGGTGCGCGGCGGCGCTGGCGGCGTTCCGGGCCGTCGGCGACCGCTGGGGCATGGCCAACTCGATCGACCCGTTCGCGCAGCTCGCCGACTGGCGCGGCGACCGCGCGACCGCGCTGGAGCTGCTCGGCGAGGCGCTGGAGCTGACCGGCGAGCTGGGCGCGCTGGAGGACACCGCCGATCTGCTGTGCCGACGCGGCGAGATCCGCATCCGCGGCGGGGACCCGGCCGGGGCGCGCGCCGACTTCGAGCGCGCCGCCGAGCTGGCCCGGCGCGCCGGGACGCCCGACAAGGTGGCCGCGGCGCTGCACGGCCTCGGCGAGCTCGCACGCCTGGGCGGCGACCACGCGGAGGCCCGGCGGCTGTACGAGACGGCCCTGACGGAGTACGCGTCCGACCGGTTCATCGTCGTCGCCGTCCGGGGCGCGACGCTGGTCGGCCTCGGCCGGCTGGCCCTCGCGGACGGCGACGCCCGCCGCGCGCGGGAGCTGTTCGACGAGGCCGCGGGCATGGTCCGGGACCATCCGCTGTTCGCCTACCGGGCGGACGCGGCGGTGGGCATGGCGGCCCTGGCCCTGGCGGAGGACGACGGCGAGCGCGCGGCGGTGCTGCTCGGCGTCGCGGCGGCGGTGCGCGGCGCGCGGATCCCCGGCGACCACGACGCCGAGCGCGCCGAGGCGTCCGCCCGCGCCCGCCTCGGCGACGCGGCGTTCGACGAGTGCTTCGCGAAGGGCGCCGCCCTCCCGGCGCGCGAGGACGCGCGCACGTTGTTCGTCCGCCGTTCCTGA
- a CDS encoding MFS transporter, whose amino-acid sequence MPYGPARKKGTFAVAALVSLVPAIDLTALNQAVPHLSADLGPTATQILWIADAYGFALAGLLVTMGAVGDRIGHRRLLLIGTALFAAASAVTAYAPSAELLIAARALLGVAGATLMPSALSLVRRVFTEPKERTAAVGAFFGLGAFAVGLGPVLGGALLDRFWWGSVFLINVPLMLVALVAGAIVLPESRGLRTGWPDLPGVPLSIAGVLGVVYAVKETAAHGADEPRVWFAAVAGVLAPAAFAVRQARAAEPLIDVRLFRRAAFSGAVLTNMCAMFALVAQSLIFSLFFQLALGWDPLKAGLAGLPGAAGAMIGGAALAPPLIGLAGRARVVALGLAVSAGGYTLFLTVGLGTGYPAMLPAMLLSGLGMGMAMTVTGDTVLASVPKERTGSASAISETATELGGALGMAVLGSVLTAVYRDALELPAGTPAPAADAARDSLAGALEAGAALPERLGARVAAAARDAFVAGMHSALLCAAVLAAVVAVFSLVTLRHVPKVIEEEPEPEPVAAR is encoded by the coding sequence ATGCCTTACGGTCCGGCCCGGAAAAAGGGCACGTTCGCGGTCGCGGCGCTGGTGTCGCTGGTGCCCGCCATCGACCTGACCGCGCTCAATCAGGCGGTCCCCCACCTGTCCGCCGACCTCGGCCCGACGGCGACGCAGATCCTGTGGATCGCGGACGCCTACGGGTTCGCGCTCGCGGGGCTGCTCGTGACGATGGGCGCGGTCGGCGACCGCATCGGCCACCGGCGGCTGCTGCTGATCGGGACGGCGCTGTTCGCGGCCGCGTCGGCGGTGACGGCGTACGCGCCGAGCGCGGAGCTGCTGATCGCGGCGCGGGCGCTGCTGGGCGTCGCGGGGGCGACGCTGATGCCGTCCGCGCTGTCGCTGGTGCGGCGCGTCTTCACCGAGCCGAAGGAGCGGACGGCGGCGGTCGGGGCCTTCTTCGGGCTCGGCGCGTTCGCGGTCGGGCTCGGCCCGGTGCTCGGCGGGGCGCTGCTCGACCGCTTCTGGTGGGGCTCGGTGTTCCTGATCAACGTGCCGCTGATGCTGGTGGCGCTGGTGGCGGGCGCGATCGTCCTGCCGGAGTCGCGCGGCCTGCGGACGGGGTGGCCGGACCTGCCGGGGGTGCCGCTGTCGATCGCCGGGGTCCTCGGGGTCGTGTACGCGGTCAAGGAGACGGCGGCGCACGGCGCGGACGAGCCGCGCGTCTGGTTCGCGGCGGTGGCGGGGGTGCTCGCGCCGGCGGCGTTCGCGGTACGGCAGGCGCGGGCGGCCGAGCCGCTGATCGACGTCCGGCTGTTCCGCCGGGCGGCGTTCTCGGGGGCCGTCCTGACGAACATGTGCGCGATGTTCGCGCTGGTAGCGCAGTCGCTGATCTTCTCGTTGTTCTTCCAGCTCGCGCTGGGCTGGGACCCGCTGAAGGCGGGCCTTGCCGGGCTGCCGGGGGCGGCGGGCGCGATGATCGGCGGCGCGGCGCTGGCCCCGCCGCTGATCGGCCTGGCCGGCCGGGCGCGGGTCGTCGCGCTGGGCCTGGCCGTCTCGGCGGGCGGCTACACGCTGTTCCTGACGGTCGGGCTCGGCACCGGCTACCCGGCGATGCTCCCGGCGATGCTGCTGTCGGGGCTCGGCATGGGCATGGCGATGACGGTCACCGGCGACACCGTGCTGGCGTCGGTGCCGAAGGAGCGGACGGGCTCCGCGTCGGCGATCTCGGAGACGGCGACGGAGCTGGGCGGGGCGCTGGGCATGGCGGTGCTCGGCAGCGTCCTGACCGCGGTGTACCGGGACGCGCTGGAGTTGCCCGCCGGGACGCCCGCGCCCGCGGCGGACGCGGCGCGCGATTCGCTCGCCGGGGCGCTGGAGGCGGGCGCGGCACTGCCGGAGCGGCTGGGCGCGCGGGTCGCCGCGGCGGCCCGGGACGCGTTCGTCGCCGGGATGCACTCCGCGCTGCTGTGCGCGGCGGTGCTGGCCGCGGTCGTCGCGGTGTTCTCCCTGGTCACGTTGCGGCACGTGCCGAAGGTGATCGAGGAGGAGCCCGAGCCGGAGCCCGTGGCCGCGAGGTGA
- a CDS encoding SPFH domain-containing protein has translation MDATAKVEMPTPKISERAARDVNGWSMLVLAVVLMLLGAAGIVLGVVGGGAALVIGIVIGSVLAVAGLVVAVGLTAVAPGEARVLQVLGRYAGTVRTDGLRWVNPISERQKISTRIRNHETGLAKVNDLDGNPIEISAVVVWQVRDTARAVFEVDDFVEFVAFQTEAAVRHIAGSYPYDNAEQTSLRDNADEITAQLSAEVTQRVASAGVDIIESRITGLAYAPEIAQAMLRRQQAGAIVAARQRIVEGAVGMVQLALDRLVEDDVVELDEERKATMVSNLLVVLCGDRDAQPVLNTGSLYQ, from the coding sequence ATGGACGCGACGGCGAAGGTCGAGATGCCGACACCGAAGATCTCGGAACGGGCGGCGCGCGACGTCAACGGCTGGTCGATGCTGGTGCTGGCGGTGGTGCTGATGCTGCTCGGCGCGGCCGGCATCGTGCTCGGGGTGGTGGGCGGCGGCGCCGCGCTCGTCATCGGCATCGTGATCGGCTCCGTGCTCGCCGTCGCGGGGCTGGTGGTGGCGGTCGGGCTGACGGCGGTGGCCCCGGGCGAGGCCCGGGTGCTGCAGGTCCTCGGCCGCTACGCCGGGACCGTCCGGACGGACGGCCTGCGCTGGGTCAACCCGATCAGCGAGCGGCAGAAGATCTCCACCCGGATCCGCAACCACGAGACCGGGCTCGCCAAGGTCAACGACCTGGACGGCAACCCGATCGAGATCTCCGCCGTCGTCGTCTGGCAGGTGCGCGACACCGCCCGCGCGGTGTTCGAGGTGGACGACTTCGTCGAGTTCGTCGCGTTCCAGACCGAGGCGGCCGTCCGGCACATCGCGGGCAGCTACCCCTACGACAACGCCGAGCAGACGTCGCTGCGCGACAACGCCGACGAGATCACCGCGCAGCTGTCGGCGGAGGTGACGCAGCGCGTCGCGTCCGCGGGCGTCGACATCATCGAGTCGCGGATCACCGGGCTGGCGTACGCGCCGGAGATCGCGCAGGCGATGCTGCGCCGCCAGCAGGCGGGCGCGATCGTCGCGGCCCGGCAGCGGATCGTGGAGGGCGCGGTCGGGATGGTGCAGCTCGCCCTGGACCGGCTCGTCGAGGACGACGTGGTGGAGCTCGACGAGGAGCGCAAGGCGACCATGGTCAGCAACCTGCTGGTGGTGCTGTGCGGCGACCGCGACGCCCAGCCGGTGCTGAACACCGGCAGCCTCTACCAGTGA
- a CDS encoding GOLPH3/VPS74 family protein yields the protein MVVRIPESLPARMFLLAYDLRKKKMTKRGRHLGYLLRAAALTELFLDGRLGDDEKARPRPGTPGADPYGLVAQIAGASRPRSWQHWVRKDGKEIIAAVRDELVADGMIRVRERRVLGLFTVENVTVKDPRVVKTLWGGASSALRGRPVAHVNSYDAAAIALAAACELKSVLPGADRRRHKRRIEALTARSGPVPRAVRKVLQAEHAASSG from the coding sequence ATGGTGGTGCGGATTCCCGAGTCGCTGCCGGCGCGGATGTTCCTGCTGGCCTACGACCTGCGCAAGAAGAAGATGACCAAGCGCGGCCGGCACCTGGGCTACCTGCTGCGCGCCGCCGCGCTGACCGAGCTGTTCCTGGACGGGCGGCTCGGCGACGACGAGAAGGCCCGGCCGCGGCCCGGCACCCCGGGCGCCGACCCGTACGGGCTGGTCGCGCAGATCGCCGGGGCGTCCCGGCCGCGGTCCTGGCAGCACTGGGTGCGCAAGGACGGCAAGGAGATCATCGCCGCGGTGCGCGACGAGCTCGTGGCCGACGGGATGATCCGGGTGCGCGAGCGCCGGGTGCTCGGCCTCTTCACGGTCGAGAACGTCACGGTGAAGGACCCGCGCGTCGTGAAGACGCTGTGGGGCGGGGCGTCGTCGGCGCTGCGCGGGCGGCCCGTCGCGCACGTCAACAGCTACGACGCGGCCGCGATCGCGCTGGCGGCGGCCTGCGAGCTGAAGTCGGTGCTGCCCGGCGCGGACCGGCGGCGGCACAAGCGCCGGATCGAGGCGCTGACCGCGCGGTCGGGTCCCGTGCCGCGCGCCGTCCGCAAGGTCCTGCAGGCGGAGCACGCCGCGAGCAGCGGCTGA
- a CDS encoding lysophospholipid acyltransferase family protein, whose amino-acid sequence MDPERLIYPVTKYVLLGPAIRVAFRPAVSGLRHVPRRGPVILAANHLAVLDSFVLPLTVPRRVSFLGKQEYFTAAGPRGRATAAFFGSLGAIAVDRSGGRAALEALDTSARVLERGGAFAIHPEGTRSPDGRLYRGRTGVARLAMRTGAPVVPVAIEGTDRVQPRGRAVPRPGRIGVRFGAPLRFAGRAADAPRGRAAREITDEIMTAIRELSGQEYVDSYAPPPGRDEPGRAPEKGS is encoded by the coding sequence ATGGACCCCGAACGCCTGATCTATCCCGTCACGAAGTACGTGCTGCTCGGTCCCGCGATACGCGTCGCGTTCCGGCCGGCGGTGAGCGGGCTCCGGCACGTCCCCCGGCGGGGCCCGGTGATCCTGGCGGCGAACCACCTGGCGGTCCTGGACTCGTTCGTCCTGCCGCTGACGGTGCCGCGGCGCGTCAGCTTCCTCGGCAAGCAGGAGTACTTCACCGCGGCGGGACCGCGCGGACGGGCGACGGCCGCGTTCTTCGGGAGCCTCGGGGCGATCGCGGTGGACCGGTCCGGCGGGCGCGCCGCGCTGGAGGCCCTCGACACGTCGGCGCGGGTGCTGGAACGCGGCGGGGCGTTCGCCATCCACCCGGAGGGCACCCGCTCCCCCGACGGGCGGCTCTACCGGGGCCGGACGGGCGTGGCGCGGCTGGCGATGCGGACGGGCGCGCCCGTCGTCCCGGTCGCGATCGAGGGCACCGACCGGGTGCAGCCGCGCGGCCGCGCCGTCCCCCGGCCGGGCCGGATCGGGGTGCGGTTCGGGGCGCCGCTGCGGTTCGCCGGGCGGGCCGCGGACGCGCCGCGCGGCCGGGCCGCCCGCGAGATCACCGACGAGATCATGACGGCCATCCGGGAGCTGTCCGGGCAGGAGTACGTCGACTCCTACGCTCCCCCGCCGGGCCGCGACGAGCCGGGCCGGGCGCCGGAAAAAGGTTCGTGA
- a CDS encoding 3'-5' exonuclease, with translation MDEKIGRFLNVVDVEATCWDGPVPPGQANEIIEIGLCVVDLDERERVARHRLLVRPERSEVSGFCTELTGLTQDEVDGGVPFREACALLEREHRAHSRTWASWGDYDRKQFERQCGGGVRYPFGRRHVNAKAVYAASHGLRRMGMAGALRHAGLPLEGRHHSGADDAWNIAALVLDTVRRGAWPTRADV, from the coding sequence ATGGACGAGAAGATCGGGCGTTTCCTCAACGTCGTGGACGTCGAGGCGACCTGCTGGGACGGGCCCGTGCCGCCGGGGCAGGCGAACGAGATCATCGAGATCGGGCTGTGCGTCGTCGACCTCGACGAACGCGAGCGGGTCGCGAGGCATCGCCTCCTGGTGCGTCCGGAACGGTCGGAGGTCAGCGGGTTCTGCACCGAGCTGACGGGGCTCACGCAGGACGAGGTGGACGGCGGCGTCCCGTTCCGGGAGGCGTGCGCGCTGCTGGAGCGCGAGCACCGGGCGCACTCGCGGACGTGGGCGAGCTGGGGCGACTACGACCGCAAGCAGTTCGAACGGCAGTGCGGCGGCGGCGTCCGGTACCCGTTCGGGCGGCGGCACGTCAACGCCAAGGCCGTGTACGCGGCGTCGCACGGGCTGCGCCGGATGGGCATGGCGGGCGCGCTGCGGCACGCCGGGCTGCCGCTGGAGGGCCGCCACCACAGCGGGGCCGACGACGCCTGGAACATCGCGGCGCTCGTCCTCGACACCGTGCGGCGCGGCGCCTGGCCCACCCGCGCCGATGTTTGA
- a CDS encoding ankyrin repeat domain-containing protein: MSEADPEVEELASRMFEAARAGDTDQLAAYVDAGVPADLSNDKGDTLLMLAAYHGHAGTVRALAERGADPGRANDRGQTPLAGAVFKKEPDTVRALLDAGADPRAGTPCAVETARMFGHTEFLAWFGEPADPADTPPPG, from the coding sequence ATGAGCGAGGCCGATCCGGAGGTCGAAGAGCTGGCGTCCCGGATGTTCGAGGCGGCGCGGGCGGGCGACACCGACCAGCTCGCCGCCTACGTCGACGCGGGCGTGCCGGCCGACCTGTCGAACGACAAGGGCGACACGCTGCTGATGCTGGCCGCCTACCACGGGCACGCCGGGACGGTGCGGGCGCTGGCCGAGCGGGGCGCGGACCCCGGACGGGCGAACGACCGGGGGCAGACGCCCCTCGCCGGAGCGGTGTTCAAGAAGGAGCCGGACACGGTGCGGGCGCTGCTGGACGCGGGCGCCGACCCCCGGGCGGGGACGCCGTGCGCCGTCGAGACCGCGCGGATGTTCGGCCACACCGAGTTCCTGGCCTGGTTCGGGGAGCCCGCCGACCCGGCGGACACGCCCCCGCCCGGGTGA
- a CDS encoding MFS transporter has protein sequence MTAPQGRTAAPESAAPAAVPSPHHRPGIVLAVIVGCQLMIGVDTSIVTIALPRVGDGLGLSAGGLAWVQNAYMLAFGGLLLLGGRAGDVLGRRRVFAAGIALFTAASLLGGLAGAGWVLIAARALQGVAAAVAAPSALALIATSFDGAARVRALGVMSAVMGAGSALGMILGGVLIEAGTWRWVFFVNVPVGALLLALVPRVLAETARRPVRFDLAGAAAATAGTTALVLAFVRIGEQGRPDGAALAAFAAAAVLLPAFALLERRAREPIMPLWLFTADRARTAAYTVQFLLPAAMFGTLFFLTRHFQDVLGYGAMQAGLAFLPMAGLQFATVRFVPRLLPRLGTRVLAGTGTLLIAAGLLWLTRLSPGDGYAAGLLAPIALLGLGGGLTMMPLNALVLGTVEPAHSGAASGVAQTMMWTGGAVGPAVMLTVQGAATGDGMAPAFATGAALVAAAFAVTFALRGRAPDER, from the coding sequence GTGACCGCACCGCAGGGGCGCACGGCCGCACCGGAGTCCGCAGCTCCGGCCGCCGTCCCGTCCCCCCATCATCGTCCAGGGATCGTCCTCGCCGTCATCGTCGGCTGCCAGCTCATGATCGGCGTGGACACCTCCATCGTCACCATCGCCCTCCCGCGCGTCGGGGACGGCCTCGGGCTTTCGGCCGGGGGCCTCGCCTGGGTCCAGAACGCCTACATGCTCGCGTTCGGCGGCCTGCTGCTCCTCGGCGGACGGGCCGGGGACGTGCTCGGCCGCCGCCGCGTCTTCGCCGCCGGGATCGCGCTGTTCACCGCCGCGTCCCTGCTCGGCGGCCTGGCGGGCGCCGGCTGGGTGCTGATCGCCGCGCGTGCCCTGCAGGGCGTCGCGGCCGCCGTCGCCGCGCCCAGCGCGCTCGCCCTGATCGCCACGAGCTTCGACGGCGCCGCGCGCGTCCGCGCGCTCGGCGTCATGTCCGCCGTCATGGGCGCGGGCAGCGCGCTCGGCATGATCCTCGGCGGGGTGCTGATCGAGGCCGGGACGTGGCGGTGGGTGTTCTTCGTCAACGTTCCCGTCGGGGCGCTGCTGCTCGCCCTCGTCCCGCGCGTCCTCGCCGAGACCGCGCGGCGGCCCGTCCGGTTCGACCTCGCGGGCGCGGCCGCCGCCACCGCCGGGACGACCGCGCTCGTCCTGGCGTTCGTCCGGATCGGCGAGCAGGGCCGGCCGGACGGTGCCGCGCTCGCCGCGTTCGCCGCCGCCGCCGTGCTGCTCCCCGCGTTCGCGCTGCTGGAGCGGCGCGCCCGCGAGCCGATCATGCCGCTGTGGCTGTTCACCGCCGACCGCGCCCGCACCGCCGCCTACACCGTGCAGTTCCTGCTCCCCGCCGCGATGTTCGGCACCCTGTTCTTCCTGACCCGGCACTTCCAGGACGTCCTCGGGTACGGGGCCATGCAGGCCGGGCTGGCGTTCCTGCCGATGGCGGGCCTGCAGTTCGCGACCGTCCGGTTCGTCCCGCGGCTGCTGCCGCGCCTCGGCACCCGCGTTCTCGCCGGCACCGGGACGCTGCTCATCGCCGCGGGGCTCCTGTGGCTGACCCGGCTCTCGCCCGGCGACGGCTACGCCGCCGGGCTGCTCGCCCCGATCGCCCTGCTCGGGCTGGGCGGCGGGCTGACGATGATGCCGCTGAACGCGCTCGTCCTCGGCACCGTGGAACCGGCGCACTCCGGCGCGGCGTCCGGCGTCGCCCAGACGATGATGTGGACGGGCGGCGCCGTCGGCCCCGCCGTCATGCTCACCGTCCAGGGCGCGGCGACCGGGGACGGCATGGCGCCCGCGTTCGCGACCGGTGCCGCCCTCGTGGCGGCGGCGTTCGCGGTGACGTTCGCCCTGCGCGGGCGCGCCCCGGACGAGCGGTGA
- a CDS encoding TetR/AcrR family transcriptional regulator, which translates to MSPGTRRRGGELEAAIYDAVFVQLERVGYRNLTMEGVASTARTGKAALYRRWSSKDDLVTDALKHALPEPPVVPDTGTVRGDLLDILKRHRDTLLTCRGAAFRILKDGAEEGQHLIHDVVHQRMTKPVRHLIHDVLTRGAERGEVRPEAATPRIASVGPAVVVYHNLTEGGALDDAFVASVVDEVLMPIVAPAPAPPSGPASGS; encoded by the coding sequence GTGAGCCCCGGCACCCGCCGGCGCGGCGGCGAACTGGAGGCGGCCATCTACGACGCCGTCTTCGTGCAGCTCGAACGCGTCGGCTACCGGAACCTGACGATGGAGGGCGTCGCGTCCACGGCGCGCACCGGCAAGGCGGCGCTCTACCGGCGCTGGTCCTCCAAGGACGATCTCGTCACCGACGCGCTCAAGCACGCGCTGCCGGAACCGCCGGTCGTCCCCGACACCGGCACCGTCCGCGGCGATCTCCTGGACATCCTGAAGCGGCACCGGGACACGCTGCTCACCTGCCGGGGCGCCGCGTTTCGCATCCTGAAGGACGGCGCCGAGGAGGGCCAGCACCTCATCCACGACGTCGTCCACCAGCGGATGACCAAGCCCGTCCGGCACCTGATCCACGACGTGCTGACGCGCGGCGCCGAACGCGGCGAGGTGCGTCCGGAGGCGGCCACGCCGCGGATCGCGAGCGTGGGCCCGGCCGTCGTCGTCTACCACAACCTCACCGAGGGCGGCGCGCTCGACGACGCCTTCGTCGCCTCGGTGGTCGACGAGGTGCTGATGCCGATCGTCGCGCCCGCGCCCGCACCCCCGTCCGGGCCCGCGTCCGGTTCCTGA